A segment of the Zingiber officinale cultivar Zhangliang chromosome 8B, Zo_v1.1, whole genome shotgun sequence genome:
ttaatattgacTAAAACTGTTCCCTCAATTATGTCATTAATCTACATAATATCGTGCTATATTATTTTAAATGACGTAATTGAGGGATGAGAATGCTAAatgtttaaaaattatagagtAAAAATGGAAAAGATATTTCATATTTTCGAATCATCAATGAGAGAGCAGATCCTCTGGTCTATAAATTGTGAATCAAGGGATGATCCATTACATGAGGACCCTTAATTTAGATGGATCCCGCTTATTTAAAGATGGaatccatccaaatcaagggttctcatcagtggaccatcccctgattcgtaatttacggaccagaggatccctactgCATCAACGATAAGATGGGTCCTCTAAAGCACAGATCTCTTGGACCACCTTTTTATGGTCCAGGAGATATGCCACTCGTATTTACGGTCGGATCGCGACCGTGATCTGGCCGCAAATAATTGCGATCCTTTTCTGGGTTCACCGTCCTTATcaagttatagtttttgttcggagcagATGGCCGGAGACCTCCGATGATGGATAAGTGGGCAGGTTACTAGGCGCCGAGTGAAGGTGTCCTTCGGACAACATCCGATCGCCCGTTCCAAATAAAAACTATAACTTGATGGGGACGATGAATCCAAGAAGGGATCGCAACCATTTACGATCGGATCGTGACCACGATACGACCGTAAATACAAATGACACATCCTTAGACCACTTTATTTATTAGtaggatttttttaaattctacTTGTTATATAAATAGGATCCAGATTTAGATATTTTGGATCATAAAATAGGATCCAAAAGATGAACCTTATGAACCCAACTTATTATACAAATAAGATCCATTAAATTTTACTTATTAATAACTTTCGGTCTAAGAACGAATTAAAGATTACGATTCAAAGGATGTGAACTATACCTGTAAAAATAGACCAGAAGTATGGTCCAAGGATCCCGTCCGCATCATCGGACAAccttttttggatttttttttttttttattgaaggcACCCTACCATCCGTCCACATTAAATTGACGAAAATACCCTTCAGTTATTATTTCCTGTCGCTCCATCCCCACCGGCCACCGCGGATCCAGTTATAACGTGAGGCGACTTTGCAAAATGAAATTAGGGAGGTGACTAGAAGGAGCAGGTGACTGGAACGCAGAAGCCGCCGCTTCCAGTCTTCTATTGACCATTTTGCTGCCGGAGGTGTCTCCTCCAGTCCTCCTCCGCCGTCTGCATCTAGCGCGCTTCCATATACCTCCCCGCTTGTCCGCCAGGTACCTATGTGTATGTCAAACCTCGATCGTTACCAGAATGAGTTTGTGCTGCGATCGGAGACTTGGAGTTAGTTTGGACTTGAACCATCCAGTCGATGATGATACTTGAGATGCTACGATGAATTGATAATAGAACCTAACATTCCTTCATCCATCGTTGTTTTGCCATAGATTGCTTCCTAATGGTGAAGAAAAAGGAGAATGCCGTAACAGACATTTTCCAAACAGCAAATGCTAAGCAAGATTGAGAAAGACGAAAAGCACTCTACCCTTTCAAATCTAATAAACATCCTTgcagtttttatttttgtttttgtaattttccttttaaaaaaatagagGAATTTGATGAGTATTTCCCTTAGACGCTTATGTCTGTTCATGACATGCAAGCTTTCGAGTGAAGTGCCAGTTGTCAACTGTGATCAAACTTTGGTGAGAACTTGTATTTTGTTGTTCAGATCATGCTTTTTGGTCGAAATCATGTTTACTTTTGCAGAATTTATATGTTTTCAATCCCCTTGCATGGCCGTCTTCTATCCTTGCCAAGCTAAATGCATTTTCCAATTTATCTTTCACATGTATAGTTGTTCTGAAGAGTTGCGTTTTTACGTTTATATGGTTTAAATGTTGGAAGCAAATTGCTGATCTCAAGCCCTCTTTTTTGTTGTGTTGTGGGTATTTCAGTATAGTGGCAGCCACTTCAAATTAAAGGGACCATGTGCTTGATTATAAAAAATATTGGCACTCGGCGTCGAACTCCTCATAAACTGACAACAAAAGGAAAAGGTAATATCAGGAGTAAACATCTGAACATATTATTTACCCTTCTTTAGAGGAACTAAAAATTTCTTTTGTAGGATTGGATTAATAATTACTGATACATCCTGTTGTTTGGGAATTACTCTTGTTGAAATGCTCAGTTTTTTTCGTAACAGCCTTTGCAATCAAGTACCACTTAATGCTGTTAAAATGCCTTGTTTTCTCTTAATTTGTATGCCAGTCACAGAAGAGTGTAACATTTGCCGGTTTCGGTTTTCATTCTTGTCTTCCCATTCATGATGAGTTAGTTAGAGGCTACATGATTGGGTTGGGTTGTGCCCACGAGATATCTTGCTTGTTTCTATTTGTTTGATCAAATCAGATTTATGCTAGCACATTGATCATTCACAAAATTCAGCTTTTTTGTTCTGCCCCAACATGGCTAGGGTTAAttagattaaaaaatatatattatgatATCATAATTGTTATTTCAATCATAtctatttagaattttttttctgtaATTTCACATGAAACATCTGGCGAAGGTGCTTCAAAAATTATAAGCCCTTTCTGATACACTATTTCTTATAGCATCATAAGGTAGTAACTTCCTTTTCAAATGATAACATGTTAAAAAATTGATTCTTCCACTCACATACTTCACAACCACTAAATACTAAGttttatttaactaaatgcaggaGACAGTGATGTAGATCATCCTTCACTGTTGCTTTCAGACGATAGAATTCAAGCAAAACCTATTAGACTCCTACCGATTGAGGTTCCTGCCATTCCCACAGATGATATAAAGGTAATTATGCAAAAATTGGGCAATGTAACTTCTGATGGATCGAGTTTGTACACAAGAGTTTACTGTGATACATTAAGAAATGGGCAAAAATCTGCCATAAAAATGTTAGATGATTCTGGGAAAACAGATCAAGAATTTCTCACACAGGTAAGTATGACCAATGCTGCTCACTTGTATCATTTTGTTCaaactttatttttattatagtgaaaCTCACAGGTAGCAATGACAGAAAGCTTGCAGCATGAAAATATAGTGAAACTGCTTGGTTATGGTTATTTTGGGAATACCCGGTTCCTTGCTTACGAATTTGCTGACATGGGATCCCTTCATGATATCTTGCATGGTATAAAACGGTTCCATCTTGTGACCTCAATACTCATTAAAACTATGTATTAACTCATTTCATGACTGGTAAAAAGAATTCTTTTTTCATGTATGGTACTCTTTTATCaggaataaaatatttttaaactatgAAAGTCGTTAGATATAATATTTATCAAAAAGATTGCCTTTGTATGATCCGCACAGAGATACCTTAAATGGTCATTTAACCACTAACGTATATCAGGATCACATCCAATGCACAATCTTCGTCTCTTGGAGATATCTTTGCTACCTTAGATGGTCAAAAAATAATGGCAAACCTTGGTGTCTTATTGTTActgatttttgagttttaatttccaGATGATCATTGTGCTTTGTTAACAAACTGCATATTCTATACAGGAAAAAAAGGCGTCGAAGGGGCATCCCCAGGTCCCCTATTGTCATGGTCTCAAAGAGTTAAAATTGCTCTAAG
Coding sequences within it:
- the LOC122015371 gene encoding probable receptor-like protein kinase At2g47060 isoform X1 translates to MCLIIKNIGTRRRTPHKLTTKGKGDSDVDHPSLLLSDDRIQAKPIRLLPIEVPAIPTDDIKVIMQKLGNVTSDGSSLYTRVYCDTLRNGQKSAIKMLDDSGKTDQEFLTQVAMTESLQHENIVKLLGYGYFGNTRFLAYEFADMGSLHDILHGKKGVEGASPGPLLSWSQRVKIALRAAKGLEYLHEKAKSPAIHCAVKSSNILLFSGDVVKLGEFNLSIKAPGTGLSLWSAQPLGNFVYQAPEFVSIGQLTSKSDVYSFGVVLLELLTGRKPLDRSRPHQEQSLVVWAADKLAYDKVGEIVDNRLRGKYPPKSVAWMATIASACLQFDQDHRPEMSHVVKALRRNESLMCS
- the LOC122015371 gene encoding probable receptor-like protein kinase At2g47060 isoform X2, which encodes MCLIIKNIGTRRRTPHKLTTKGKGDSDVDHPSLLLSDDRIQAKPIRLLPIEVPAIPTDDIKVIMQKLGNVTSDGSSLYTRVYCDTLRNGQKSAIKMLDDSGKTDQEFLTQVAMTESLQHENIVKLLGYGYFGNTRFLAYEFADMGSLHDILHGKKGVEGASPGPLLSWSQRVKIALRAAKGLEYLHEKAKSPAIHCAVKSSNILLFSGDVVKLGEFNLSIKAPGTGLSLWSAQPLGNFVYQAPEFVSIGQLTSKSDVYSFGVVLLELLTGRKPLDRSRPHQEQSLVAADKLAYDKVGEIVDNRLRGKYPPKSVAWMATIASACLQFDQDHRPEMSHVVKALRRNESLMCS